The genome window GGGGCAGCAGCTGTCAGCTCGATATCATATGGTTCTCCGTTCAGTGCAAAGATATCCGCGGTAAGCGTATCTGTTCCGGTATCTCCGAAATCAATCCGGCTGAAGCCGGCCATGCTTTCCCCGTCCCGGGAAAAAGCGATTCCCTTTTCATTACCTGTCCCGATATCGCCTTCATGAATATCATACAGACCAGCTGACAGATAGCTGTAAGGATCCATTGCCGGGCTGCCCATGCCTGTCGCGCTGATTTCGATCTGGCTGATGAAATCGCATCTTTCATCTTCTCCGCATAACCCGCGCAGGTAATAAGCGCCATCAGCGTAAGCTTTTACCGTAACCTTCTCGCCTCGTTGTTCAGCAGTTGCGTAAGGTGTTTCGATCCCGGCAGCATTGGTCACCTGCCACCGGATGAAGGCGTCCGCATCCGGTGGATATACAGAATACCGGAAGGAGCATTCGGAATGTTCCCATGTCAGTTCCGTGCTTTCACACGCAACGATCTCCAGCTTTCGCGGCGGCGTTGTTTCCGGCAAGGGAGAATCGAAAGCTTTCTGTATATGAGAGACACCGTGGACCGGTTCTGCTTTCAGAACGGGAATGACCAGGCTTGTATCCCTGCCGTCTTTCGTCCTGATCCGGACTGTTGTGTCCTCATGGCTGCCGTTTGATCTTATGATCAGCAGCAGCTTGCCGGAAAACAGCCTCCTGCAGTCAGCCCGGAAACTGTCCTCATCTGTTGAGTCACCGTTATCTGTTCCGATCAGGCAGCCGCCGCCGGAAACGCTGATTTTCACATAATCCCTCGCGTTTTCCACCGGATGTCCGTTCCTGTCCAGCGCCTCAACAGACACAAAAGCAAGATCCTGTCCGTCTGAAAGCAGGAATTCATCCTCGCACCGCAGGGAGAAATAATCGGTATTGCCGGGGGTATACCGGCAGTTTTCGCAGAGAAGGTTTCCGTTCCTGTCATATCCCCTGGCTGTCAGTACGCCGGGAACATACTTTATAGTCCAGACCGGCAGGCATTTCTTCGGATCACTGAAATCGGGGCGTTTTCTGCCAAGGGATACTCCGTTCAGCAGCAGTTCAGCCTCCCGGCAGTTTGTCATCACAGGAATATCGATCCGCTGTCCCGGATTCCAGTCCCAGGAGACTCCGATATGGATCATCTTTTCGTTTTGCCAGAAACTCCTGAAAAGATAATAGGCATCCTTGGGATAACAGGCGGTATCCGCCTGTCCGAAATAGCAGCATCTTGTTGTATACGGCGTAGGCTCGCCGATATAGTCAATGCCGCTCCAGATAAACTGTCCAAGGCTGAACGGATGGTGCAGGTCATCAATGATGATCTTCGTCAGGCTTTCGGCGCCCCAGCTGGTATTGCTGTTGCCCAGCGCCGAGCACTGCCTGTCGTTTTCGCTGAGGATGCTCTGGGTGACTGGAAAATGATAGATCCCCCTGCTGGACAGCACGCTGCCTGTTTCACTGCCGTAGATAATCCAGCCGGGATGCTTACGGTGATGCTCGCTGTACAGCTTCTCTCCATAGTTGTATCCAACAACATCCACGTATTCCGCGCACCGCTGCCCGCCTTCCCATTGCATATAGTTGCATCCGAAGGTTACCGGGGCATGTCTGTCCGGATCATGCAGCCGGACAAGTCGGGCCAGCTCTTTGGTGACTTCAGTGCCCCGCGTGTCTGCATGCATGTCGTGTATCTCGTTGCCGATGGACCACAGGATCACGCTGGGATGGCATCTGTCCCTGCGGATCCAGGAAGCAACGTCCCTTTCATGCCACTCCATGAAAAAGCGGGCATAGTCGTATTCCGTCTTCGGCTCTTCCCACATATCAAATGCTTCGTCTGCCACCAGGATACCCATTTCATCGCAAAGGTCCAGGAAAGCCGATGCAGGCGGATTATGGCTAGTCCGCACAGCATTTGCGCCCATGTTTTTCATCAGCTGAAGCTGCCGTCTTGCCGCTTTCCTGTGGAACGCGGCGCCGAGCGCCCCGAGGTCATGATGGAGGCATACGCCTTTGATTTTGACAGGCTTTCCGTTCAGCAGCAGCCCTTTATCAGCAGACGCAGAAACAGACCGAAGTCCAATTCTTCTGGAAAGGCATTGTCCTGCATAGCAGACCGACAGTGCATAAAGATAAGGGTCTTCCGGAGACCACAGACGGGCATCACGTATCTTCATTGTACAGTTGATCTTATGCCCGCTGCTTGTACCGAAAGCTTCCGTTATTGTTTTCCCTTCCCGATCCCGCAGCGTACAGGTAAAAGGAATCCCGTCGCTGCCTGATGTTTCGGCAGTGATCAGGAGATTCCAGGGTTCCCCTGCCTCCTGAACAAGATAGAGACCGTCAGGAACAAGATGATCTTCCGGAAGGATGTCCAGATAAACATCCCTGTATATACCGCTGCCCGAATACCATCTGGTATTCGGGCTCCTGTGCCTGATATGGACTTCCAGCAGATTTCTGCCCGGCCGGGTTTTCCCGGTCAGGTCGGCGTCAAATGCTGTATATCCGTATGCGTGTGTGCAGACAGTTTCCCCGTTCAGCAGAACGTCGCAGTCCATATAAACACCGTCAAAACGGACGATCACCACAGGGTCATGATGCTCGGGCAGGTCAATGATTCTGCGATACCATGCATCAGCGGATTCATACAGATCTTTCTGGCCGATCAGCCAGTCATGCGGCAGATCCACAGGTGTATAGGAAGCTTTTTCCGCGTCATTCCGTGTGCTGCCGCAGGGCAGTTTGGCAAAAAACCATCCGTCGTTGATCAGTGTATGCATAGGCGTCTGTTCCTGTCTGTTGTTTTATTCCATTTTCAGGCTTCTGTTCATGAGTTCAGTGACAACATCCGAGGGTTTCGCGTGTTCGGTGATGATGGAGCGGACCGCGTTGATGATCGGCATATCCATGCCAAACTGTTCACAGAGTGACACAGCCGCCGGCAGCGCATTCATGCCTTCCACAACCATCCCTACTTCTTTGGCTGCCTCTTCCGCAGTCCTGCCCTGGCCGATCAGGTAACCGGCCTTATTGTTCCGGGAATGGAGGCTGGTCGCGGTAACAATCAGGTCGCCGATCCCGGCCAGTCCGAAAAAGGTTTTCTCCCGGCATCCCATCGCCAGGCCAAGCCTGCGGATCTCTTCCATTCCCCTTGTGATCATGGCGGCACAGGTATTATCGCCGTAACCCAGTCCCCTGGCGATCCCGACAGCAATGGCTTCAACGTTCTTCAGTGCTCCGCAGATCTGAACCCCTTTGATATCGGGATTCACATAGGGCCGGATGCAGGTTCCGTCAAAAAGCTGCTGCACTTTTTTCGCGGCCTCCAGATCCTCGCAGGCGCATACAATCAGCGTGGGAAGGTCTTTGGCCACTTCTTCCGCGTGGGTCGGTCCGCTGATGGCTGTCACCGTGTTGTTCTTTCCGGCCCGGGACAGTTCATCGCCGATCACTTCCGTCAGGGTCATCAGCGTATCTTTTTCAATTCCCTTTGCGGCGCTGATGATAATGGCTTTTTCGTCAATATACGGTGCAAAATCATGGGCTGTTTCCCGTGTATAAACAGAGGGCACAGCCATCAGGATATAATCCGCGCCTGCGGCTGCTTCCGCGATATCCGAAGTAAAAAAGATGCTGTCCGGGATCACGCAGCCGGGAAGATTCGGATGCTTTCTTTCCGCGGACAGGCTTTCCGTTTCTTTTGGAAACCGGCTCCAGATCCGTACTTCATGTCCGTTCAGCGCCAGTATCCTGCCCAGGGCTGTTCCCCAGGTTCCGGCGCCCGCAACCGTGATAATCATTTGTTACTGTCCTTTCTCCGGCTCGGCATGCTGTTTGCCGGCTTTGTATTCCAGGTGCAGCTCATTGGTGGAGGTATAGTTTCCCTGGATGTTCAGCTGGTATTTCAGGTGGATGTTCCCTTCCGTTTTGCCGAATTTGCAGGCCGCTTCTTTTGTAAAAACCGCCATATCCATCTCGCCGTAAGGCGTATGGTATACGCCTTCAAACCGCTGTCCTTTGGCAAATACCATGGTGTTGGAAAAATCCCCTTTCCGTTCCATGGTGATCTTGCCGTTCCGGAGGGACAGGGAGATATCGGAAGTCAGGATCTCCCCCGTTTCCTCATCCTGCTGTGATTCAGCGTAGTCCAGCTGTGCTTCGTCTTTATTTGTATAGGAAAGATTACCGACCGTCATGAACTGGATCGGATAATCCGGCATTTGCTCATACCTTGCGATTGCCAGCAGGTTGATAAATACAGGTGTATTATGCTTCACCTTGCCATGTCTCCTTTCTGGTGATACAGTAAGTGTACATCCTATTCCTGTGCTTGGCAAGCGAAAGGATTTACCCGGCTGTGACCGGTTCCCGTTTTTGCGCTGCCGGGCCTGTAATGCATGGATAACACG of Aristaeella lactis contains these proteins:
- a CDS encoding NAD(P)H-dependent glycerol-3-phosphate dehydrogenase translates to MIITVAGAGTWGTALGRILALNGHEVRIWSRFPKETESLSAERKHPNLPGCVIPDSIFFTSDIAEAAAGADYILMAVPSVYTRETAHDFAPYIDEKAIIISAAKGIEKDTLMTLTEVIGDELSRAGKNNTVTAISGPTHAEEVAKDLPTLIVCACEDLEAAKKVQQLFDGTCIRPYVNPDIKGVQICGALKNVEAIAVGIARGLGYGDNTCAAMITRGMEEIRRLGLAMGCREKTFFGLAGIGDLIVTATSLHSRNNKAGYLIGQGRTAEEAAKEVGMVVEGMNALPAAVSLCEQFGMDMPIINAVRSIITEHAKPSDVVTELMNRSLKME
- a CDS encoding DUF1934 domain-containing protein, which translates into the protein MKHNTPVFINLLAIARYEQMPDYPIQFMTVGNLSYTNKDEAQLDYAESQQDEETGEILTSDISLSLRNGKITMERKGDFSNTMVFAKGQRFEGVYHTPYGEMDMAVFTKEAACKFGKTEGNIHLKYQLNIQGNYTSTNELHLEYKAGKQHAEPEKGQ
- a CDS encoding glycoside hydrolase family 2 TIM barrel-domain containing protein, whose amino-acid sequence is MHTLINDGWFFAKLPCGSTRNDAEKASYTPVDLPHDWLIGQKDLYESADAWYRRIIDLPEHHDPVVIVRFDGVYMDCDVLLNGETVCTHAYGYTAFDADLTGKTRPGRNLLEVHIRHRSPNTRWYSGSGIYRDVYLDILPEDHLVPDGLYLVQEAGEPWNLLITAETSGSDGIPFTCTLRDREGKTITEAFGTSSGHKINCTMKIRDARLWSPEDPYLYALSVCYAGQCLSRRIGLRSVSASADKGLLLNGKPVKIKGVCLHHDLGALGAAFHRKAARRQLQLMKNMGANAVRTSHNPPASAFLDLCDEMGILVADEAFDMWEEPKTEYDYARFFMEWHERDVASWIRRDRCHPSVILWSIGNEIHDMHADTRGTEVTKELARLVRLHDPDRHAPVTFGCNYMQWEGGQRCAEYVDVVGYNYGEKLYSEHHRKHPGWIIYGSETGSVLSSRGIYHFPVTQSILSENDRQCSALGNSNTSWGAESLTKIIIDDLHHPFSLGQFIWSGIDYIGEPTPYTTRCCYFGQADTACYPKDAYYLFRSFWQNEKMIHIGVSWDWNPGQRIDIPVMTNCREAELLLNGVSLGRKRPDFSDPKKCLPVWTIKYVPGVLTARGYDRNGNLLCENCRYTPGNTDYFSLRCEDEFLLSDGQDLAFVSVEALDRNGHPVENARDYVKISVSGGGCLIGTDNGDSTDEDSFRADCRRLFSGKLLLIIRSNGSHEDTTVRIRTKDGRDTSLVIPVLKAEPVHGVSHIQKAFDSPLPETTPPRKLEIVACESTELTWEHSECSFRYSVYPPDADAFIRWQVTNAAGIETPYATAEQRGEKVTVKAYADGAYYLRGLCGEDERCDFISQIEISATGMGSPAMDPYSYLSAGLYDIHEGDIGTGNEKGIAFSRDGESMAGFSRIDFGDTGTDTLTADIFALNGEPYDIELTAAAPDGTVVLRQVLRYQKPSIWNVYQPETWKLEKRLKGLLTLRFRMRDKVHMKGFVFEKQLKSYLCHEAGSADLIYGDQYERNGDRITGIGNNVTLTWNNMDFDGERKPILEINGRTGHAVNTICIRVKNEAGEETSSIAEFTREGEAIQCFTVTVPQGICSVSFVFLPGSDFDFHAFRFYRRITGQTAKNKL